In a genomic window of Lycium ferocissimum isolate CSIRO_LF1 chromosome 9, AGI_CSIRO_Lferr_CH_V1, whole genome shotgun sequence:
- the LOC132031278 gene encoding peroxisome biogenesis protein 7 — protein MPVFKTPFNGYSVKFSPFYENRLAVATAQNFGILGNGRVHILELTPNGPISELASFDTADGVYDVCWSEAHDSLVIAASGDGSVKLYDLSLPPTNNPIRSFKEHTREVHSVDYNTVRKDSFLSASWDDTVKLWTVDRNASVRTFKEHAYCVYSAAWNPRHADIFASASGDCTTRIWDVREPGSTMILPAHEFEILACDWNKYDDCIIATASVDKSIKVWDVRNYRVPIAVLNGHGYAVRKVRFSPHRASAMVSCSYDMTVCMWDYMVEDALIGRYDHHTEFAVGVDISVLVEGLLASTGWDELVYVWQHGMDPRAS, from the exons ATGCCGGTATTCAAAACGCCGTTTAACGGTTACTCCGTGAAATTCAGCCCCTTTTACGAAAACCGACTGGCTGTGGCGACCGCGCAGAATTTCGGGATCCTTGGTAACGGCAGAGTTCACATTCTTGAGCTCACTCCAAACGGACCAATTTCGGAGCTTGCCTCGTTTGACACCGCTGATGGTGTTTACGATGTTTGCTGGTCGGAAGCTCACGATTCCCTGGTAATCGCTGCAAGTGGTGATGGTTCTGTGAAACTCTACGACCTTTCTTTGCCTCCCACCAATAACCCCATTCGTTCTTTTAAGGAACATACACGAGAAGTTCACTCTGTAGACTATAATACCGTCAGAAAAGACTCCTTCTTATCAGCCTCTTGGGATGATACTGTCAAGCTATGGACAGTCGATAGAAATGCTAGTGTTAGGACTTTTAAGGAGCATGCTTATTGTGTCTATTCCGCTGCTTGGAATCCAAGACATGCTGATATCTTTGCATCTGCTTCTGGGGATTGTACTACTCGCATCTGGGATGTTCGCGAACCAG GGTCTACCATGATTCTTCCTGCACACGAGTTTGAAATCCTGGCATGTGACTGGAATAAGTATGATGATTGTATCATTGCAACCGCATCAGTTGATAAGTCAATCAAGGTTTGGGATGTTAGGAATTATAGAGTGCCAATAGCAGTGCTTAATGGGCATGGATATGCAGTGAGGAAAGTGAGGTTTTCACCACATAGAGCGAGTGCGATGGTTTCTTGTTCATATGACATGACTGTTTGCATGTGGGATTACATGGTGGAAGATGCACTTATTGGGAGGTATGATCATCACACAGAGTTTGCTGTTGGAGTTGATATTAGCGTTCTCGTTGAAGGTCTATTGGCTAGTACAGGATGGGATGAACTTGTTTATGTTTGGCAACATGGAATGGACCCTAGAGCTT